The nucleotide window TGACCCTCCTTCAGCTTCGAGGCGGAGTTGGTGAACGTCCCCTCGAGCAGGGCGAGCGCGTTCGGGCCGCGGACTTCAAACTCGCCCATGTGGCTAAGATCGAAAATTCCGGCCGCGTTGCGGACCGCGCGATGCTCCTCGATTATCCCGCTGTAGCTCACGGGCATCTCGAAACCGCCAAACTCGGTCATCTTCGCGCGGAGCTTTCGATGAATGTCGAATAAGATAGTGCGCTTAGGCTCATTCATCAGCGCCGAAATGCTAACAGACAACGCGCCGCGAGACGAGCCAACATCGAATCGGATGCCCACATTTCAGGGCGCCCTATCCACAACGCTTGTCCGAACTCGAGCCGTGCTATATTTGAGGACGGTAACTATGCCTGCGATTATCATGGACGGGCGCGCCGTCAGGGCGATGCTGCTCCCCGAATTGCGCCGCAATGTCGAGGAAATCAAGGAAAAGTACGGCCGCGTGCCGTGCCTGGCGGCGATTCTCGTCGGCGACGACCCGGCCTCGCGCCAATACGTGAAAAATAAGCAGCGCACGACCGAGGAACTCGGATGCGAGAGCCGGACGATCCGCCTGTCCGCCGCCGAGGGCACCACGCCGACCCTGTTGAAAGTTATCGCAGGACTCAACGCCGACCCGTCGGTCAATGCGATCCTGCTCCAGTTGCCGGTGCCCGACGGCGTCGATCAATTCGCGCTATTCGACGCGATCGACCCCCTGAAAGACCTCGACGCGGTGGGCTCGTCGAGCGTCGGCGGCTTTTACCGCGGTCGATGGGGCCGCTTTATTCCATGCACGCCGCGCGGAGTCCTGACCCTGCTCGATTACTACAAAGTGCCGGTCGGGGGCGCGCGCGCCGTCGTGATTGGCCGCAGTGATATCGCGGGCAAGCCGATGGCGGTGATCCTCGGCGGGCGGATGTGCAATGCGACCGTGACGTGGTGTCATCGCAAGACCCGCGATCTGCCGGCGGTTTGCCGCGAGGCGGACATCCTGATTCCGTGCGTCGGCGCGGAAATCCC belongs to Candidatus Binatus sp. and includes:
- a CDS encoding bifunctional 5,10-methylenetetrahydrofolate dehydrogenase/5,10-methenyltetrahydrofolate cyclohydrolase — translated: MPAIIMDGRAVRAMLLPELRRNVEEIKEKYGRVPCLAAILVGDDPASRQYVKNKQRTTEELGCESRTIRLSAAEGTTPTLLKVIAGLNADPSVNAILLQLPVPDGVDQFALFDAIDPLKDLDAVGSSSVGGFYRGRWGRFIPCTPRGVLTLLDYYKVPVGGARAVVIGRSDIAGKPMAVILGGRMCNATVTWCHRKTRDLPAVCREADILIPCVGAEIPGGGPYFITADMVKPGACVIDVGFRRIGPGKFAGDVDFEAVKEVAGWITLNPGGTGPMTVVALMQNLLDATRYQLGLDRLKYSI